A part of Gambusia affinis linkage group LG21, SWU_Gaff_1.0, whole genome shotgun sequence genomic DNA contains:
- the ggh gene encoding gamma-glutamyl hydrolase isoform X1: protein MFSSTKMFTLLLFISLINLPFCSSTDRNDEPIIGVLAQEVSSPKPNQAAYIAASYVKFLEAAGARVVPVMINKTLEEYKTLFSSINGILYPGGGVSIISSGYQRAAKIFYDLAIECLVSQANKRGDYFPVWGTCLGFEQLMYLTSEKSQLSHTNTSGVALPLNFTPEVKGSRMFEAFPPDLMSALSAEPLTENSHQWSLTTLTYDTNEELKSFYKVLSTNTDGNTEFVSTVEAYGYPVYGTQWHPEKNAFEWSRPYIPHSPSAVRTTFYTAHFFVSEARKNFHRFQSKEEESKALIYNYNPVYTGNASAFEQIYLF, encoded by the exons ATGTTTTCGTctacaaaaatgtttactttgcttctttttatttcgCTTATTAACCTCCCATTTTGTTCATCAACTGACAGAAATGATGAACCTATAATCG GTGTTCTGGCTCAGGAGGTCTCCTCCCCGAAACCGAACCAGGCGGCCTACATCGCTGCCTCCTATGTGAAGTTTCTGGAGGCTGCTGGAGCCAGAGTTGTACCCGTCAT GATTAACAAGACACTGGAGGAATACAAGACTCTGTTCAGCTCCATTAATGG GATCCTGTATCCAGGCGGCGGAGTCAGCATCATCTCATCTGGCTACCAAAGAGCTGCCAAAATCTTCTACGATCTGGCCATTGAG tgtttgGTGTCTCAGGCGAACAAGAGGGGTGACTATTTCCCGGTGTGGGGCACCTGTCTGGGTTTTGAACAGCTCATGTATTTGACGAGTGAAAAGAGTCAGCTGTCGCACACCAACACGAGCGGCGTCGCTTTGCCGCTGAACTTCACTCCAG AGGTGAAAGGCAGCAGGATGTTTGAGGCCTTTCCTCCTGACCTGATGTCAGCTCTGTCCGCCGAGCCGCTAACAGAAAACTCCCACCAGTGGAGCCTCACCACGCTG ACTTACGACACAAACGAGGAACTGAAGAGTTTCTATAAAGTCCTCTCAACAAACACAGACGGAAACACCGAGTTTGTGTCAACAGTGGAAG CTTACGGTTACCCCGTTTATGGAACGCAGTGGCATCCAGAGAAAAATGCCTTTGAGTGGTCCAGACCTTACATTCCTCACTCTCCATCGGCAGTCAGGACGACCTTCTACACGGCCCACTTCTTTGTGAGCGAAG CGAGGAAGAACTTTCACAGGTTTCAGTCT
- the ggh gene encoding gamma-glutamyl hydrolase isoform X2, with product MFSSTKMFTLLLFISLINLPFCSSTDRNDEPIIGVLAQEVSSPKPNQAAYIAASYVKFLEAAGARVVPVMINKTLEEYKTLFSSINGILYPGGGVSIISSGYQRAAKIFYDLAIEANKRGDYFPVWGTCLGFEQLMYLTSEKSQLSHTNTSGVALPLNFTPEVKGSRMFEAFPPDLMSALSAEPLTENSHQWSLTTLTYDTNEELKSFYKVLSTNTDGNTEFVSTVEAYGYPVYGTQWHPEKNAFEWSRPYIPHSPSAVRTTFYTAHFFVSEARKNFHRFQSKEEESKALIYNYNPVYTGNASAFEQIYLF from the exons ATGTTTTCGTctacaaaaatgtttactttgcttctttttatttcgCTTATTAACCTCCCATTTTGTTCATCAACTGACAGAAATGATGAACCTATAATCG GTGTTCTGGCTCAGGAGGTCTCCTCCCCGAAACCGAACCAGGCGGCCTACATCGCTGCCTCCTATGTGAAGTTTCTGGAGGCTGCTGGAGCCAGAGTTGTACCCGTCAT GATTAACAAGACACTGGAGGAATACAAGACTCTGTTCAGCTCCATTAATGG GATCCTGTATCCAGGCGGCGGAGTCAGCATCATCTCATCTGGCTACCAAAGAGCTGCCAAAATCTTCTACGATCTGGCCATTGAG GCGAACAAGAGGGGTGACTATTTCCCGGTGTGGGGCACCTGTCTGGGTTTTGAACAGCTCATGTATTTGACGAGTGAAAAGAGTCAGCTGTCGCACACCAACACGAGCGGCGTCGCTTTGCCGCTGAACTTCACTCCAG AGGTGAAAGGCAGCAGGATGTTTGAGGCCTTTCCTCCTGACCTGATGTCAGCTCTGTCCGCCGAGCCGCTAACAGAAAACTCCCACCAGTGGAGCCTCACCACGCTG ACTTACGACACAAACGAGGAACTGAAGAGTTTCTATAAAGTCCTCTCAACAAACACAGACGGAAACACCGAGTTTGTGTCAACAGTGGAAG CTTACGGTTACCCCGTTTATGGAACGCAGTGGCATCCAGAGAAAAATGCCTTTGAGTGGTCCAGACCTTACATTCCTCACTCTCCATCGGCAGTCAGGACGACCTTCTACACGGCCCACTTCTTTGTGAGCGAAG CGAGGAAGAACTTTCACAGGTTTCAGTCT